ACCCTGGAACAGGACGATATGATCGAGGCGATATTATGGTCGATCGTGATTCTGTATGTCTCGCTACTTGTTTGTATACTGATCGTTTTTGAGGTCGTTTTCAGAAAAAGCCTGGCCCCATTCTACAAACTACTGGGCTGGCTGAACAAATTTACCCTGGGCGGGAAAAATCCCCCATTGGAGAACCCTACCAAGATAAAAGAATTCCGCCAACTAAACGAGACGATACTTAAAATGACCCGGCGAAACGAAGAGATGTATTCCCAACAGAAACAATTCATTGAAAACGCATCCCACGAACTCCAGACCCCGTTAGCAATCTGCCGGAACAAGCTGGAATTATTGGCAGAACGGCCGGATTGCACGGAAGGACAACTGGAAGAAATCGAGGACATCCACCGGAATCTGGGACGTATCGTGAAACTCAATAAATCCCTGTTGCTCCTTTCCCGCATCGAGAATGGCCAATTCCACGAAACGAAAGAAGTGGAATTCAACCCGATCATAAAAGAACTCGTGGAAGATTTTCAAGAAATTTACGAGCATAAAAAACTGCACGTGGAAGTGGAAGAAAATGCCGCTTGTAAAGTTCACATGAATGAATCACTAGCAAATATATTAATCACGAACCTGTTGAAAAACGCCATGATACACACCCCGAACGAGGGAAGTATCACTATTCGCGTACAATCAACCGGAATCACTTTCACCAACAGCACGGATGGTCCCTCTTTGGATCAATCCCGCCTTTTCACTCGTTTCTATCAAGCCGACAACAAAAAAAGTGATTCCACCGGGCTAGGATTGGCAATTATCCAAAGCATCGTCCACCTTTACCATTTTCACATTTCCTACTCCTTCGATGGGAAACACCGATTCGATTTACGATTTTAATATATCATTCTGTGATTTCCGATTCAATGATTCCGTGATTAAAAAAGGCACACATTCACGGGGAAAAAATCACTTAATCGGCAATCATCAAATCACAGAATCTTCAAATTTTTAAATCTAAAATAATTTCGATTCCCAAATCTTTCCCAAATCACCCCTTTACTTTGTTCTCAGAAATTAGAACAAAGA
The window above is part of the Butyricimonas paravirosa genome. Proteins encoded here:
- a CDS encoding sensor histidine kinase, with the translated sequence MKLIHHTISKLSIVMIIILTFWAGFFFFSILDEILDETDDSLENYKHLIIQQVLRDTAAINNSSDLMSQYFIKEIPEEQAIHYKERYFDSTRFYELEYDFDPVRVLKTAFRGEDKKFYELTIMISTLEQDDMIEAILWSIVILYVSLLVCILIVFEVVFRKSLAPFYKLLGWLNKFTLGGKNPPLENPTKIKEFRQLNETILKMTRRNEEMYSQQKQFIENASHELQTPLAICRNKLELLAERPDCTEGQLEEIEDIHRNLGRIVKLNKSLLLLSRIENGQFHETKEVEFNPIIKELVEDFQEIYEHKKLHVEVEENAACKVHMNESLANILITNLLKNAMIHTPNEGSITIRVQSTGITFTNSTDGPSLDQSRLFTRFYQADNKKSDSTGLGLAIIQSIVHLYHFHISYSFDGKHRFDLRF